A segment of the Microbacterium luteolum genome:
CGAACATCGTCATCGTGATGCTGACCCAGCTCGAGAAGACGATCAGGTCGCCGAACGGGAGGGAGAGGATCTGCAGCCCGCCGCCCACGGTGATGATCCCGGCGGCGAGGAACTGCGCGCCCAGCTTGATCATCCAGTCCAGATCCCAGAGGTCGTCGACCACGCCGATCACGGCGATCAGGAAGGAGGCGCCGAGGATCGACCACATGGTCGTCGGCGGGATCCAGATGCTCTGGAAGAAGGGGTTGGTCGCCGAGAACGCGAAGGCGGCGGCGATGCCGAGGAAGATCGCGACGCCGCCGAGCCTCGGAGTGGGCGTCGTGTGCACGTCGCGATCGCGGATGCCGGGATAGAGCTTGAAGCGCAGGCTCAGCCGCCAGACCGCCCACGTCAACCCGAAGGTGAGGACGGCGGTGATGACGATCGTGAAGAGGTACTGCTTCACGGGTTCCCGTCCTGCTGCTCCTCCGCGTCGGGCTCGTGCGGGTGATCCTCGTGCGACTCCTGCGCCTCGTCGGACTCGAGCAGGTCGCCGAGCACCTCGTGCAGCTGCGCGCGCGTCACGACGCCGTGACGGAGGATGCGCACGACGCCCTGCTCCTCGTCGCCGCGTCGGACGAGCGAGGTGGCGTCGACGATCGTCGAGGAGATGCCGTTCTTGCTCATGCCGTCGGCGAGATACACCGCGACGCTGTCGCCGAGCATCTTCTCCGCGTCGAGGGCCGAGATCGCGGCATCCTGACCCGTGAGGTTCGCGCTGGACACCGCGAGCGGGCCGGTCTCGGCCAGCAGCTCGAGCGCCACGTGGCCCTCCGGCATGCGTACGGCGACGGTTCCGAGGGTCTCCCCCAGGTCCCAGACCAGCGACGGCTGCGCGGGGAGCACGATCGTGAGGCCGCCGGGCCAGAACGCGTCGACGAGACGCTGCACGGGCTCCGGCACCGACTCGGCCAGGGCCGCGAGAGTGTCCTTCGACCCGATCAGCACGGGCGGCGGCTGGTTGCGACCGCGGCCCTTGGCGTCGAGAAGACGCTGCACGGCGGTCGGCGAGAAGGCGTCGGCGGCGACGCCGTACACGGTGTCTGTGGGCATGACGATGAGTTCACCGCGGCCGATCGCCTGGCGTGCGTGGCGCATTCCGGCGAGCAGCTGCGCCTCGTCGCGGCAGTCGAAGATGGTTGACATGGCGGTTCGATTCTATCCGGGACGGATGCGGCGGAAGCTCGACGTGCGCTGATCAGGGCCGGAGAGCCGTCGTCGTGCGGTCCCGCAGGGTGAGGTCGCGGTGCGTGGCGGCGGCGCGCCAGCCGTCTTCGGTGAGCAGCTCCCTGATCGACGCGCCCTGCAGCTCGCCGTGCTCGATCACCAGCAATCCGCCCGATCGCAGCAGTCGCAGCGCCCTGGTGCTGAGCACGCGCACGATGTCGAGGCCGTCCTCGCCGCCGTAGAGCGCCAGTGCGGGGTCGAACAAGCGGACCTCGGGGTCCCGCGGGATCGCGGCGTCGGGGACGTACGGCGGGTTCGAGATGACGACGGATGCCGTGCCGTCGAGCTCGGGGAACGCCTCGCCGAGGTCGGAGAGGACGAGCGTGAGGTTCTCCACTCCTGCCGTGTTCCGGGTCGCCCACGCGTGCGCGTCCGGGGAGAGCTCGGCGGCGAAGATCCGTGCGTGCGGGACCTCGGTCGCCATGGCCAGGGCGATCGCTCCGCTCCCCGTGCCGAGATCGACGCCGATCGGTGCGGGCTCCGGCGCGTTCAGCAGTGCGTCGATCGCGTACTGCACGACAGTCTCGGTCTCGGGGCGCGGCACGAAGACGCCGGGTCCGACGGCCAGTTCGAGATGGCGGAAGGGAGCGGTGCCGGTGATGTGCTGGAGCGGCTCCCGGCCGGAGCGCCGCGCCACGAGGAGATCGAGCGCCGCAGCGTCATCCTCCCCCACGCTGTCGCCGCGCACGATCGCCGCCTGCACCTCGCCGCGGCGACGACCCAGCACGTGTCCAGCGAGCAGTTCGGCATCGACGAGCGGATCGGGTACCCCGGCGTCCGCGAGGCGCTGGGCCGCGGCGCGCACGAGGGCGGCGAGCGAGTTCTCAGGCATGGCTTCCAGCGTAGAGTGCAAGCGTGCGTCACATTTCCGGCACCCGAAGCCGCCTCACCTAGGCTGGGGCGCAGCGACCCGCTCTGGAAAGGTTCCTCATGCCCGGTATTCACTCCGACATCACCACCGCGTTCGGCAACACCCCGCTCGTCCGCCTGAACAGGGTCGCCGAGGGCGTCGGCGCCACGGTGCTGGCCAAGCTCGAGTTCTACAACCCCGCATCGAGTGTCAAGGACCGCCTGGGCATCGCCATCGTCGACGCCGCCGAGGCATCGGGCGAGCTGAAGCCAGGCGGGACGATCGTCGAGGCGACCAGCGGCAACACGGGCATCGCTCTCGCGATGGTGGGTGCGGCTCGCGGCTACAAGGTGATCCTCACGATGCCGGCATCCATGTCGAAGGAGCGGCGGATGCTGCTCAAGGCTTTCGGCGCCGAGCTCGTGCTGACCGACCCCACCAAGGGCATGACCAACGCCATCGCCGAGGCCGAGGCGATCGCGGCGAAGACGCCGGGCGCCGTGCTGGCGAAGCAGTTCGCGAACGAGGCCAACCCGGCCATCCACCGCAAGACCACCGCCGAGGAGATCCTCCGCGACACCGACGGCAAGGTCGACTACTTCGTCGCCGGCATCGGCACGGGCGGCACGATCACGGGTGTCGGACAGGTGCTCAAGGAGCGCATCCCCGGCGTCAAGATCGTCGCCGTCGAGCCCAAGGACTCCCCGATCCTCACCGAGGGCCACCCCGGTCCGCACAAGATCCAGGGCATCGGACCGAACTTCGTGCCTCCGATCCTCGACCGCGACGTGCTCGACGAGGTGATCGACGTCACATTCGACGACGCGATCCGCCTCGCCCGCGAGACCGCGGCGAAGGACGGCATCCTCGTCGGCATGTCCAGCGGTGCCGCGATCTGGGCCGCGCTCGAGATCGCCAAGCGCCCCGAAGCAGCAGGCAAGAACATCGTCGTGATCATCCCCTCGTTCGGCGAGCGGTACCTGTCGACGGCGCTGTACGAGCACCTGCGCGACGAGTGAGCACGTCGATCTGGGCTCGCGTGCGCGAGGACATCGCGGCGGCGCGCCTGCGGGATCCCGCTGCACGCAGCGCGGTCGAGGTCGCTCTGCTGTACCCGGGTCTGCATGCCATCTGGGCGCATCGCGTCTCGCATGCGCTGTGGCGACGGCGGCTCCGGCTGCTGGCCCGCGCCGGGTCCCAGCTGTCCCGGTGGCTCACGGGAGTCGAGATCCATCCCGGCGCGACGATCGGTCGACGCTTCTTCATCGACCACGGCATGGGCGTGGTGATCGGCGAGACGGCCGAGATCGGCGATGACGTGATGCTGTATCACGGCGTGACCCTCGGCGGTCGCACGCGCGACGCCGGGAAGCGGCATCCCACCCTCGGCGACGGCGTGGCCGTCGGCGCCGGGGCCAAGATCCTGGGTCCCGTGACGATCGGCGCGGGAACCGTGGTCGGCGCGAACGCCGTGGTGACGCGCGACGCCCCGGCGGACAGCATCCTCGTCGGGGTGCCGGCCAAGCCCCGCCTGCGCGTCGTGGGCGAGGACACCCGGGCCCTGCTCACGGCGCCCGACTACTCCATCTGAGCGGCGCCCGCTAGCGGCGGCGCGGCTCCTTCGCGTCGACCTTGCGCTTCAGGAAGATCAGCGGCAGCAGCACGCTGCCGAGAGCGGTGATCAGCCAGACGATCACCGAGCCGAGCAGCCAGCCGGTGAGGTCGACGATGCGCAGGCCGCCGATGGGCAGCAGCACCACGATGACGAGGGCGATCAGCGTCGAGAAGATCCCGATGCCGCCCATGAGGACCGGCGCGTAGCGATCGGCCAGCTTGCTGACCCACGGCGCGAGCACGCTCTGCAGGATCGCGAAGATCAGGATGCAGATGACGAAGCCCCACCACTTGTCCCATTGGATCTGGAAGCCCGCGAGGAGCGCATCGGCGACGATGAGGCCGAGACCTGCGGACACGACGTACATGAGCCCGCGGAACAGGAGTGTGATCACGGGCCGAGCCTAGCGGTCCGCGGCGGCCGAGGTCAGGAATCGTTGCCGACGGCGGCCAGCTGGGCTTCCTCGTCGGCGGCGATGGCACTGGTGATGATCGGATCGAGCGCGCCGTCCATCACCTGATCGAGGTTGTACGCCTTGAAACCGGTGCGGTGATCCGCGATGCGGTTCTCCGGGAAGTTGTAGGTGCGGATACGCTCCGAGCGATCCATGCCGCGGATCTGCGACTTGCGCACATCGGAGGCGGCTGCGGCCAGCTCCTCCTGCTGACGGGCGAGCAGGCGGGCGCGGAGAACGCGCATGCCGGCCTCGCGGTTCTGCAGTTGCGACTTCTCGTTCTGCATCGAGACGACGATGCCGGTCGGCACATGCGTGATGCGCACGGCGGAGTCGGTCGTGTTCACCGACTGGCCGCCGGGGCCGGACGAGCGGAACACGTCGATCTTCAGATCGTTCTGATCGATCTGGATCTCTTCGGGCTCATCCACCTCGGGGAAGACCAGCACGCCGGTCGTCGAGGTGTGGATACGTCCCTGGGACTCCGTCGCCGGGACCCGCTGCACGCGGTGCACGCCACCCTCGTACTTGAGGTGCGCCCACACGCCCTGCGCGGGGTCGGTCGACGATCCCTTGATCGCGACCTGCACGTCCTTGTAGCCGCCGAGGTCGGACTCGTTGCGCTCCAGGAGCTCGGTCTTCCAGCCCTTCGACGCGGCGTACTGCACGTACATCCGCAGCAGGTCGGCGGCGAACAGCGCCGACTCGGCACCGCCCTCCCCCGCCTTGATCTCCATGATCACGTCGCGGGCGTCGTCGGGGTCGCGCGGGATGAGCAGACGTCGCAGCCGCTCCTGAGCGGCCTGCAGCTCCTCTTCCATCGCCGGGATCTCCGCCGCGATCGACTCGTCCTCACGGGCGAACTCGCGCGCGGTCTCGAGATCGTCGGTCGCTGCGACCCACGCGTCGTGCGCTGC
Coding sequences within it:
- a CDS encoding L-threonylcarbamoyladenylate synthase is translated as MSTIFDCRDEAQLLAGMRHARQAIGRGELIVMPTDTVYGVAADAFSPTAVQRLLDAKGRGRNQPPPVLIGSKDTLAALAESVPEPVQRLVDAFWPGGLTIVLPAQPSLVWDLGETLGTVAVRMPEGHVALELLAETGPLAVSSANLTGQDAAISALDAEKMLGDSVAVYLADGMSKNGISSTIVDATSLVRRGDEEQGVVRILRHGVVTRAQLHEVLGDLLESDEAQESHEDHPHEPDAEEQQDGNP
- the epsC gene encoding serine O-acetyltransferase EpsC — translated: MSTSIWARVREDIAAARLRDPAARSAVEVALLYPGLHAIWAHRVSHALWRRRLRLLARAGSQLSRWLTGVEIHPGATIGRRFFIDHGMGVVIGETAEIGDDVMLYHGVTLGGRTRDAGKRHPTLGDGVAVGAGAKILGPVTIGAGTVVGANAVVTRDAPADSILVGVPAKPRLRVVGEDTRALLTAPDYSI
- the prmC gene encoding peptide chain release factor N(5)-glutamine methyltransferase, whose amino-acid sequence is MPENSLAALVRAAAQRLADAGVPDPLVDAELLAGHVLGRRRGEVQAAIVRGDSVGEDDAAALDLLVARRSGREPLQHITGTAPFRHLELAVGPGVFVPRPETETVVQYAIDALLNAPEPAPIGVDLGTGSGAIALAMATEVPHARIFAAELSPDAHAWATRNTAGVENLTLVLSDLGEAFPELDGTASVVISNPPYVPDAAIPRDPEVRLFDPALALYGGEDGLDIVRVLSTRALRLLRSGGLLVIEHGELQGASIRELLTEDGWRAAATHRDLTLRDRTTTALRP
- the prfA gene encoding peptide chain release factor 1; protein product: MFESVQTLIDEHRRVQEELSDPAVHADAGRAKRVNRRYAELSRIVAAHDAWVAATDDLETAREFAREDESIAAEIPAMEEELQAAQERLRRLLIPRDPDDARDVIMEIKAGEGGAESALFAADLLRMYVQYAASKGWKTELLERNESDLGGYKDVQVAIKGSSTDPAQGVWAHLKYEGGVHRVQRVPATESQGRIHTSTTGVLVFPEVDEPEEIQIDQNDLKIDVFRSSGPGGQSVNTTDSAVRITHVPTGIVVSMQNEKSQLQNREAGMRVLRARLLARQQEELAAAASDVRKSQIRGMDRSERIRTYNFPENRIADHRTGFKAYNLDQVMDGALDPIITSAIAADEEAQLAAVGNDS
- the cysK gene encoding cysteine synthase A, giving the protein MPGIHSDITTAFGNTPLVRLNRVAEGVGATVLAKLEFYNPASSVKDRLGIAIVDAAEASGELKPGGTIVEATSGNTGIALAMVGAARGYKVILTMPASMSKERRMLLKAFGAELVLTDPTKGMTNAIAEAEAIAAKTPGAVLAKQFANEANPAIHRKTTAEEILRDTDGKVDYFVAGIGTGGTITGVGQVLKERIPGVKIVAVEPKDSPILTEGHPGPHKIQGIGPNFVPPILDRDVLDEVIDVTFDDAIRLARETAAKDGILVGMSSGAAIWAALEIAKRPEAAGKNIVVIIPSFGERYLSTALYEHLRDE